In Cyanobium sp. AMD-g, one genomic interval encodes:
- the pyk gene encoding pyruvate kinase, whose protein sequence is MAPHDLMRRTKIVATIGPATESPEVLRQLIAAGATTFRLNFSHGDHSDHADRIATIRQVAHELGVHIGILQDLQGPKIRLGRFQAGPITLAKGDHFSLTSRAVNCDNTIATVTYERLADEVTNGSRILLDDGRVEMVVVEVDGPEQTLKCRVTVGGVLSNNKGVNFPDVQLSIRALTPKDRRDLSFGLQQGVDWVALSFVRNPSDMLEIRELIRSQGHNTPVVAKIEKFEAIDAIDAILPLCDGVMVARGDLGVEMPAEEVPLLQKELIRKANSLGIPIITATQMLDSMASCPRPTRAEVSDVANAILDGTDAVMLSNETAVGDYPVEAVATMDQIARRIERDYPQRVLDSHMATTIPNAICQAVSSIARQLNAAAILPLTKTGSTARSVSKFRPSTPILAITSDVTVARQLQLVWGVNPLLIHDEPSSSRTFSVAMAAAKELGLLSAGDLVVQTAGTLEGVSGSTDLVKVGIVSAVMGRGVGIGSGTISGKVRLASTPEEASRLEPGEILVVRETSAAYLEAIRKARGVIAEEEGRQSHAAVIGERLGVPVIVGVANATRELRMGEVVTLDVQDGVVHRGAQSTHPSAVPSFL, encoded by the coding sequence ACCATCCGCCAGGTGGCCCACGAACTGGGCGTGCACATCGGCATCCTTCAGGATCTCCAGGGCCCCAAGATCCGTCTGGGCCGTTTCCAGGCCGGTCCGATCACCCTGGCCAAGGGGGATCACTTCTCGCTCACCTCCCGCGCCGTCAACTGCGACAACACGATCGCCACGGTGACCTACGAGCGCCTGGCGGATGAGGTGACCAACGGCAGCCGGATCCTGCTCGATGACGGCCGGGTGGAGATGGTGGTGGTGGAGGTCGACGGCCCCGAACAGACCCTGAAGTGCAGGGTCACCGTGGGTGGCGTGCTCTCCAACAACAAGGGGGTCAACTTCCCCGACGTGCAGCTGTCGATCCGGGCCCTGACCCCCAAGGACCGCCGCGACCTCAGCTTCGGGCTGCAGCAGGGGGTCGACTGGGTGGCCCTCAGCTTCGTGCGCAACCCCTCCGACATGCTGGAGATCCGGGAGCTGATCCGCAGCCAGGGCCACAACACCCCGGTGGTGGCCAAGATCGAGAAGTTCGAGGCCATCGATGCCATCGACGCCATTCTTCCCCTCTGTGACGGGGTGATGGTGGCCCGCGGCGACCTCGGGGTGGAGATGCCCGCCGAGGAGGTGCCCCTGCTGCAGAAGGAGCTGATCCGCAAGGCCAACAGCCTCGGCATTCCGATCATCACGGCCACCCAGATGCTGGATTCGATGGCCTCCTGCCCGCGGCCCACCCGGGCCGAGGTGAGTGATGTGGCCAACGCCATCCTCGACGGCACCGATGCGGTGATGCTCTCCAACGAGACCGCCGTGGGCGACTATCCCGTGGAGGCCGTGGCCACCATGGATCAGATCGCCCGCCGCATCGAGCGCGACTACCCCCAGCGGGTGCTGGACAGCCACATGGCCACCACCATCCCCAACGCCATCTGTCAGGCGGTCAGCAGCATCGCCCGCCAGCTCAACGCCGCCGCGATCCTGCCCCTCACCAAGACCGGTTCCACGGCGCGCAGCGTCAGCAAGTTCCGCCCCAGCACGCCCATCCTGGCGATCACCTCCGACGTCACCGTGGCCCGCCAGCTGCAGCTGGTGTGGGGGGTCAACCCGCTGCTGATCCACGATGAGCCGAGCAGCAGCCGCACCTTCAGCGTGGCCATGGCCGCTGCCAAGGAGCTGGGTCTGCTGAGCGCCGGCGATCTGGTGGTTCAGACCGCCGGCACCCTGGAGGGGGTGAGTGGCTCCACCGATCTGGTCAAGGTGGGCATCGTTTCGGCCGTGATGGGCCGCGGAGTCGGGATCGGCAGCGGCACGATCAGCGGCAAGGTGCGCCTGGCCAGCACTCCTGAGGAGGCGTCCCGTCTTGAGCCCGGTGAGATCCTGGTGGTGCGCGAAACGAGCGCCGCCTATCTGGAGGCGATTCGCAAGGCCCGGGGGGTGATCGCTGAGGAGGAGGGTCGCCAGAGCCATGCGGCCGTGATCGGCGAGCGGCTGGGGGTGCCCGTGATCGTGGGCGTGGCCAATGCCACCCGGGAACTGCGCATGGGGGAGGTGGTCACCCTGGACGTTCAGGATGGGGTGGTGCACCGGGGTGCCCAGAGCACCCACCCCTCGGCGGTGCCGTCGTTCCTCTAG
- the ftsH gene encoding ATP-dependent zinc metalloprotease FtsH, with the protein MNQRWRVLALWLLPIAVALFLGWQLLSSGGRLAPGPSGDTTAPRNAAVARMSYGRFLDYVEAGRVTAVDIYDGGRTAVIEAVDPDLDNRVQRLRVDLPGVAPELINKLKDQGISFDVHPPKSTPPALGLLGNLLFPLLLIGSLIFLARRSSGMPGGPGQAMQFGKSKARFAMEAETGVKFDDVAGVEEAKQDLQEVVTFLKTPERFTSVGAKIPRGVLLVGPPGTGKTLLAKAIAGEAGVPFFSLSGSEFVEMFVGVGASRVRDLFKRAKENSPCLIFIDEIDAVGRQRGAGIGGGNDEREQTLNQLLTEMDGFEGNSGIIIIAATNRPDVLDSALMRPGRFDRQVQVDAPDIKGRLSILKVHSRNKKLADDVSLEMIARRTPGFTGADLANLLNEAAILTARRRKEATGLAEIDDAVDRIIAGMEGKPLTDGRSKRLIAYHEVGHALVGTLVKQHDPVQKVTLIPRGQAQGLTWFAPDEEQMLVSRAQLRARIMGALGGRAAEDVVFGHSEVTTGAGGDIQQVASMARQMVTRFGMSELGPMSLEAGNQEVFLGRDLMTRSDVSDAIAHKIDGAVRHIVQSCYTDTVKLVAEHRACMDRLVELLIEKESLDGDEFRLIVSEFAAIPDKDRFSPLLTAADLASANHQEAAVADTAEAP; encoded by the coding sequence ATGAATCAGCGCTGGCGTGTCCTTGCCCTGTGGCTGTTGCCGATCGCCGTGGCCCTGTTCCTGGGCTGGCAGTTGCTGAGTTCAGGGGGACGGCTGGCGCCCGGTCCCAGCGGTGACACCACCGCGCCCCGCAATGCCGCCGTGGCCCGCATGAGCTACGGCCGATTCCTCGATTACGTCGAAGCGGGCAGGGTCACCGCCGTCGACATCTACGACGGGGGCCGCACCGCTGTGATCGAAGCGGTTGATCCCGACCTCGACAACCGGGTGCAACGGCTGCGGGTGGATCTTCCCGGCGTCGCCCCTGAGCTGATCAACAAGCTCAAGGACCAGGGCATCAGCTTCGATGTCCACCCGCCGAAGTCGACGCCACCGGCCCTGGGCCTGCTGGGCAACCTGCTGTTCCCGCTGCTGCTGATCGGTTCGTTGATTTTCCTGGCCAGGCGTTCCTCCGGCATGCCTGGCGGGCCTGGTCAGGCGATGCAGTTCGGTAAGTCCAAGGCTCGTTTCGCCATGGAAGCCGAAACCGGTGTCAAGTTCGATGATGTGGCCGGCGTCGAGGAAGCCAAGCAGGACCTGCAGGAAGTGGTCACTTTCCTGAAGACCCCGGAACGCTTCACCTCCGTTGGGGCCAAGATCCCCCGCGGCGTGCTGCTGGTGGGCCCCCCGGGCACGGGCAAGACCCTGCTGGCCAAGGCCATCGCCGGCGAGGCCGGGGTGCCCTTTTTCTCCCTCTCGGGTTCGGAATTCGTCGAGATGTTTGTCGGTGTCGGCGCCAGCCGGGTGCGCGACCTGTTCAAGCGGGCCAAGGAGAACAGCCCCTGCCTGATCTTCATCGATGAGATCGATGCCGTCGGCCGTCAGCGCGGTGCCGGCATCGGCGGCGGCAACGACGAGCGGGAGCAGACCCTCAACCAGCTGCTCACCGAGATGGATGGCTTCGAGGGCAACAGCGGCATCATCATCATCGCGGCCACCAACCGTCCCGACGTTCTCGACTCGGCCCTGATGCGGCCCGGCCGTTTCGATCGCCAGGTGCAGGTCGATGCCCCCGACATCAAGGGACGCCTGTCGATCCTGAAGGTGCACAGCCGTAACAAGAAGCTGGCCGACGACGTCTCCCTGGAGATGATTGCCCGCCGCACGCCGGGCTTCACCGGCGCCGACCTGGCCAACCTGCTCAATGAGGCGGCGATCCTCACGGCCCGGCGCCGCAAGGAAGCCACGGGCCTGGCGGAAATCGACGATGCCGTCGATCGGATCATCGCCGGCATGGAGGGCAAGCCCCTCACCGATGGCCGCAGCAAGCGCCTGATCGCCTATCACGAGGTGGGCCACGCCCTGGTGGGCACCCTGGTGAAGCAGCACGACCCTGTCCAGAAGGTCACCCTGATTCCCAGGGGCCAGGCCCAGGGACTCACCTGGTTCGCCCCCGACGAAGAGCAGATGCTGGTGAGCCGGGCCCAGCTGCGGGCTCGCATCATGGGGGCCCTCGGCGGCCGGGCGGCCGAGGACGTGGTGTTCGGCCATTCCGAGGTCACCACCGGCGCCGGCGGTGACATCCAGCAGGTGGCCTCGATGGCCCGGCAGATGGTCACCCGTTTCGGCATGAGTGAACTGGGCCCGATGTCGCTGGAGGCCGGCAACCAGGAGGTGTTCCTGGGCCGCGACCTGATGACCCGCAGCGACGTGTCCGATGCCATCGCCCACAAGATCGATGGGGCCGTGCGTCACATTGTTCAGAGCTGCTACACCGACACCGTCAAGTTGGTGGCCGAGCATCGCGCCTGCATGGACCGGCTGGTGGAGCTGCTGATCGAGAAGGAAAGTCTCGATGGCGATGAGTTCCGCCTGATCGTCTCAGAGTTCGCCGCCATTCCCGACAAGGACCGTTTCTCTCCCCTGCTCACAGCGGCGGACCTGGCGTCGGCCAACCATCAGGAAGCGGCTGTTGCGGATACCGCCGAGGCCCCCTGA
- the psb29 gene encoding photosystem II biogenesis protein Psp29 — MSAALTVADSKRAFHGAFPHVIGPLYRRMVDELLVELHLLSRQKGFQSDPLFAVGLVQVFDGFARGYRPENQKAPLFEALCASSGYDGPDLRRQCDEALAAMGRHSQQEVRQWIEAQGEGAPAPVATALASIRRPDFHYSRLMAVGLLTLLEQALADDAMEPQALRQLAHDIGASIGLLRDRLDKDLSLYASNLEKMTMAVELMEETVAAERRRRERQEITGSPEGVPSAS, encoded by the coding sequence GTGAGCGCTGCTCTCACCGTCGCTGACAGCAAGCGTGCCTTCCATGGCGCCTTCCCCCATGTCATCGGTCCCCTCTACCGGCGCATGGTTGACGAATTGCTGGTGGAGCTCCACCTGCTGAGCCGCCAGAAGGGCTTCCAGAGTGACCCCCTGTTTGCCGTTGGGCTGGTTCAGGTGTTCGACGGCTTCGCCCGTGGTTATCGGCCCGAGAACCAGAAGGCACCCCTGTTTGAGGCCCTGTGCGCCTCCTCCGGCTACGACGGCCCCGATCTGCGCCGCCAGTGCGATGAGGCCCTTGCGGCCATGGGGCGCCACAGCCAGCAGGAGGTGCGCCAGTGGATCGAAGCCCAGGGGGAAGGGGCACCAGCACCGGTGGCCACGGCCCTGGCCAGCATCCGCCGGCCGGATTTCCACTACTCACGCCTGATGGCCGTGGGGCTGCTCACGTTGCTGGAGCAGGCCCTCGCCGACGACGCCATGGAGCCCCAGGCCCTGCGCCAGCTCGCCCACGACATCGGTGCCTCGATCGGGCTGTTGCGCGACCGGCTCGACAAGGACCTCTCGCTCTACGCCAGCAACCTGGAGAAGATGACAATGGCCGTCGAGCTGATGGAGGAAACCGTGGCCGCCGAGCGTCGTCGGCGCGAACGGCAGGAGATCACGGGATCACCCGAAGGCGTCCCCTCAGCCAGCTGA
- a CDS encoding DUF1830 domain-containing protein produces the protein MQVLEQLARTEQVDCGYRNGSDRMIILRCIGPEQFFLERVVFPFELLTFQCPSRSEVEIWTHGLGGPELLESIEARELVMGSAPISDAAVAGHDPAVGGIEANPWLQAG, from the coding sequence ATGCAGGTGTTGGAACAGTTGGCCAGGACGGAACAGGTGGATTGCGGCTACCGGAATGGATCCGACCGCATGATCATCCTGCGCTGCATCGGGCCGGAACAGTTCTTCCTGGAACGGGTCGTCTTTCCTTTTGAACTCCTGACCTTTCAATGTCCATCCAGGAGCGAAGTCGAGATCTGGACCCATGGTCTGGGCGGCCCCGAACTGCTCGAATCGATCGAAGCCCGCGAACTGGTCATGGGATCGGCTCCGATTTCCGACGCTGCCGTGGCTGGCCACGACCCTGCCGTGGGTGGCATTGAGGCCAACCCCTGGCTGCAGGCAGGCTGA
- a CDS encoding ABC transporter permease yields MASKLPLSETVAMALLTLRSNRLRSLLTMLGIVIGNASVITLVGVGRGAQNLAESQLSTLGANVLFVVPGNNDTRRQGIEMPRTLVLEDAKAIAEQVPSVRRVAPQITLNEVAQAGGFSSSVSVSGVTPEFLPVRSFEVARGRFIDKRDVQGARNVVVIGPDLQDKLMPNGEALGRQLRIRDKSFEVIGVLAPKGAVFGSNQDENAYIPLTTMVSQLSGRDPTFGISLTFISVEARDEASTGAAAFQITNLLRQRHRLLREDDFAVRSQKDALTIVGTITGGLTLMLGAIGAVSLLVGGIGIMNIMLVSVSERTEEIGLRKALGARSSDVLLQFLVESLVLASLGGVIGSALGLGTVALVGALTPLPATIEASTVLLTVGLSGSIGLFFGVVPARRAARLDPIAALRSL; encoded by the coding sequence ATGGCCTCCAAGCTCCCCCTGAGCGAAACGGTGGCCATGGCGTTGCTGACGCTGCGCTCGAATCGCCTGCGCAGCCTGCTCACCATGCTGGGCATCGTCATCGGCAACGCCTCGGTGATCACGCTGGTGGGCGTCGGCCGGGGCGCCCAGAACCTGGCCGAGAGCCAGCTCAGCACCCTGGGGGCCAACGTGCTGTTCGTGGTGCCCGGTAACAACGACACGCGGCGCCAGGGGATCGAGATGCCCCGCACCCTGGTGCTGGAGGACGCCAAAGCCATCGCCGAGCAGGTGCCAAGTGTGCGCCGGGTCGCCCCCCAGATCACCCTCAATGAGGTGGCCCAGGCCGGCGGCTTCAGCTCCTCGGTATCGGTGTCGGGCGTGACGCCCGAATTCCTGCCGGTGCGCAGCTTTGAGGTGGCCAGGGGCCGCTTCATCGACAAGCGTGACGTGCAGGGGGCCCGCAACGTGGTGGTGATCGGCCCTGACCTGCAGGACAAGCTGATGCCCAACGGCGAAGCCCTGGGCCGCCAGCTGCGCATCCGCGACAAGTCGTTCGAAGTGATCGGCGTACTGGCACCGAAGGGCGCCGTGTTCGGCTCCAACCAGGACGAGAACGCCTACATCCCGCTCACCACCATGGTGAGCCAGCTGAGTGGGCGTGACCCCACCTTCGGCATCAGCCTCACGTTCATCAGCGTGGAAGCCCGCGACGAAGCCAGCACCGGAGCGGCGGCCTTCCAGATCACCAACCTGCTGCGCCAGCGGCACCGGCTGTTGCGGGAGGACGACTTCGCCGTGCGCTCCCAGAAGGATGCCCTCACGATCGTTGGCACGATCACCGGCGGCCTCACCCTGATGCTGGGGGCCATCGGTGCGGTGTCCCTGCTGGTGGGGGGGATCGGCATCATGAACATCATGCTGGTGTCGGTGAGCGAGCGCACCGAGGAGATCGGCCTGCGCAAGGCCCTCGGCGCCCGCAGCAGTGACGTGCTGCTGCAGTTCCTGGTGGAGTCGCTGGTGCTCGCCAGCCTCGGTGGCGTCATCGGCAGTGCCCTGGGGCTGGGCACGGTGGCCCTGGTCGGGGCCCTCACCCCGCTGCCGGCCACGATCGAAGCGAGCACGGTCCTGCTCACGGTGGGGCTGTCCGGCTCGATCGGCCTGTTCTTCGGCGTGGTGCCGGCACGGCGCGCGGCACGGCTGGATCCGATTGCGGCCCTGCGAAGCCTCTGA
- the clpP gene encoding ATP-dependent Clp endopeptidase proteolytic subunit ClpP: MIPIVIEESGRGERAFDIYSRLLRERIIFLGEPVTAESANRVVAQLLFLEAEDPEKDIFLYVNSPGGSVYDGLGIFDTMQHIKPDVQTVCVGLAASMGAFLLCAGAKGKRSSLTHSRIMIHQPLGGARGQASDIRIQADEILYLKDKLNRELASRTGRDLEQIQIDTDRDFFMSPAEAMAYGLIDKVIEKRPIRPV, encoded by the coding sequence ATGATCCCGATCGTCATCGAGGAGTCGGGTCGCGGTGAAAGAGCCTTCGACATCTATTCCCGCCTGCTGCGGGAGAGGATCATTTTCCTCGGGGAACCGGTGACGGCCGAATCCGCCAACCGCGTGGTGGCGCAGCTGCTGTTTCTGGAGGCGGAGGATCCCGAAAAGGATATCTTCCTGTATGTCAATTCTCCGGGAGGTTCGGTCTACGACGGCCTTGGGATCTTCGACACCATGCAGCACATCAAACCTGATGTTCAGACCGTCTGCGTGGGCCTCGCCGCCAGCATGGGAGCCTTCCTGCTCTGCGCCGGAGCCAAAGGCAAGCGCAGCAGTTTGACCCACTCGCGGATCATGATCCACCAGCCCCTCGGTGGGGCCCGCGGTCAGGCCAGCGACATCCGCATCCAGGCGGATGAGATCCTCTACCTCAAGGACAAGCTCAACCGGGAGCTGGCCAGCCGCACCGGCCGTGACCTCGAGCAGATCCAGATCGACACCGACCGGGATTTCTTCATGTCCCCGGCCGAAGCGATGGCCTACGGTCTGATCGATAAGGTGATCGAAAAGCGTCCCATCCGTCCGGTCTGA